DNA from bacterium:
CTGAAGAGGCATGTTGTAAGTGTTTCCTGTTGAGCATATAACGACAGCGTTCTTCATCTGCGGAGCAGTTGAACTGCTCCATATAGGGTGATACTTGATGCCATCTGAGCTGAGGCTTATTTTTTCAGCCAATTCTTTCCGCGTAATAGAGGGCTGTATTCTCAGCAATCGCAGGATTTGTTCTTGGGTAGTTTCTTGGGTAGTCCCCTCTGCCTTTACCCCCTTGGGTTCAGCAGGGAAAGGAAACTCGACCCACAAGCCATTATCCCAG
Protein-coding regions in this window:
- a CDS encoding winged helix-turn-helix domain-containing protein translates to WDNGLWVEFPFPAEPKGVKAEGTTQETTQEQILRLLRIQPSITRKELAEKISLSSDGIKYHPIWSSSTAPQMKNAVVICSTGNTYNMPLQSFPLHQTGAKRHLIAPLTATLNRIPLNDLIPSKSAYLATPKRFG